In the Helicobacter typhlonius genome, one interval contains:
- a CDS encoding ion transporter produces MRLRGFAESSLFQNFVLGIVCLNAFVLGLLSLPYFFDNTFLKQVDEICLYFFIFEVCVKIIILRKEFFKENWNIFDLIIITLSALPLLGNISVLRLFRILKMFRLFSIFPQLRFVIAVISKSIPSVVCIGFLLLLVYYIYAVLGTQLFAEVIPDYFGDLGKSFFTLFQIMTGDSWSEGVARPTMAVYPYSWIYFVSFIVIVTFIVLNLVIGIIVDSINEIKQSNDKATSKG; encoded by the coding sequence ATGAGACTTAGAGGTTTTGCAGAATCTTCATTATTTCAAAACTTTGTTTTAGGAATCGTTTGTTTAAATGCTTTTGTGCTTGGTTTGCTTAGTCTGCCATATTTTTTTGACAATACATTCCTTAAACAAGTTGATGAAATTTGTCTCTATTTTTTCATTTTTGAGGTGTGTGTGAAAATTATCATACTTCGCAAAGAGTTCTTTAAAGAAAATTGGAATATTTTTGATTTAATCATAATTACTCTATCGGCATTACCTTTATTGGGTAATATTTCAGTCTTAAGATTGTTTAGAATCCTAAAGATGTTTCGTCTTTTTTCTATCTTTCCACAGCTGCGATTTGTTATTGCTGTTATCTCAAAAAGTATTCCTAGTGTAGTATGTATTGGATTTTTGCTTTTGCTTGTGTATTACATTTATGCTGTGCTTGGCACACAGCTTTTTGCAGAAGTAATACCTGATTATTTTGGCGATTTGGGTAAAAGTTTTTTTACTCTTTTTCAAATAATGACAGGAGATAGCTGGAGTGAGGGGGTTGCTCGTCCTACAATGGCAGTATATCCATATTCGTGGATATATTTTGTGAGCTTTATTGTTATTGTAACCTTTATTGTGCTTAATCTAGTTATTGGTATTATTGTTGATAGTATCAATGAGATAAAGCAAAGTAATGACAAAGCTACATCAAAGGGGTAA
- the rpsP gene encoding 30S ribosomal protein S16 — MATVIRLTKMGRKKKPFYRIVVTDSRKKRDGGWIESLGYYNPLVEPALIKYDAQRLEYWKSVGAKMSERVSKLTSK; from the coding sequence ATGGCAACAGTAATTAGACTAACAAAAATGGGACGCAAGAAAAAACCTTTTTATCGTATTGTAGTAACAGACTCTCGAAAGAAGCGCGATGGTGGCTGGATAGAATCTTTAGGATATTATAATCCTTTGGTAGAACCAGCACTTATAAAATACGATGCACAAAGACTAGAATACTGGAAAAGCGTAGGCGCAAAAATGAGCGAAAGAGTAAGTAAGCTTACCTCAAAATAG
- the rplS gene encoding 50S ribosomal protein L19: MRNRYIQSFNDAQIGDKKVPQFKAGDTLRLGIKIQEGDKSRTQYFEGVCIAIRGNGVDRTFTTRKMGANNVGVEKTFPLYSASLESIEVLRVGRVRRAKLYYLRNRRGKAARIKELRK, encoded by the coding sequence ATGAGAAATCGTTATATACAAAGCTTTAATGACGCACAAATTGGCGACAAGAAAGTTCCGCAATTCAAGGCGGGTGATACCCTTAGACTTGGTATTAAGATTCAAGAAGGCGACAAAAGTAGGACGCAATATTTTGAAGGCGTGTGCATCGCAATCCGCGGAAATGGTGTAGATAGGACATTTACAACAAGAAAAATGGGTGCGAACAATGTCGGTGTAGAAAAAACATTCCCTCTTTATAGTGCGAGTTTGGAAAGTATTGAGGTGCTACGCGTTGGACGTGTGAGACGAGCTAAGCTCTACTACCTACGCAACAGAAGAGGTAAAGCAGCTCGTATCAAAGAGCTACGCAAGTAA
- a CDS encoding molybdopterin guanine dinucleotide-containing S/N-oxide reductase, whose protein sequence is MNVLSRRQVLQAMGKGLAVFALVPFVGCDTESKKAVIESGVKSFSENLVLDGEVITGAHWGVLKAKIKDGKVISSTNALKNNVSNPLHSTIPDLIYSPTRIQYPMVRKSYLENPANPKPELRGADEWVRVSYDEAIALIAKELKATYKQKGKEGVFAGSYGWKSSGNLHNARILLQRFMGMAGGYVGVSGDYSTGASQVIMPYVVGSIEVYEQQTSFSSVLDNSQVVVIWGADPMATLRNAWTLNEGTGLDFFDQLKKSGKHIISIDPVRNMTCDYLGAEWLAPLPNTDVALMLGIMHTMFKSNQYDKEFLENYTTGFEQFKSYLLGEADGVAKDALWASKICGISAQKIESLAQLFFNNRTMLMSGWGMQRAHHGEQPHWSLVTLACMIGQIGLPGGGFGLSYHYSNGGSPTATAPVVGGINLGNVGSGGAEWLMQGSDNNFPLARISDALLNPGKSIEHNGKKITYTDIDFIYWAGGNPLVHHQDTNTLIKAWQKPRTIVVNEIYWTPTARFADIVMPITTSYERNDISMSGDYSNLHIVPMKQLVEKQFEARDDYQVFCDLAKAFGVYDTFNEGKNEMQWIEEFYNQALKQAEGLMLTMPSFKEFWEANEPLRFEIPAESESFVRYAEFREDPILNPLGTESGLIEIYSKSIEKFGYTQCPPHPTWLEPIEWLGMDNKPAEFALITSHPELRLHSQCANTSLRKDYAIADKEPIWINTKDAADKGIKTGDIVSVSNQRGEVLAGAFVTDAIKQGVVRLCEGAWYDPQEPGKIGSVCKNGSSNVLTLDMPTSPLANGNIAHTALVNIKKYEGEVKPLSVFESPQGV, encoded by the coding sequence ATGAATGTATTAAGTAGACGACAAGTGCTTCAAGCAATGGGGAAAGGTTTAGCCGTATTTGCTCTTGTGCCTTTTGTGGGCTGTGATACGGAGAGTAAAAAGGCAGTTATAGAATCTGGAGTAAAAAGCTTTAGTGAGAATCTTGTGCTTGATGGTGAGGTTATTACGGGGGCTCATTGGGGGGTTCTTAAGGCAAAAATAAAAGATGGTAAGGTTATTTCAAGCACTAATGCGCTTAAAAATAATGTATCTAACCCGCTCCATAGCACAATACCTGATTTAATTTATTCACCTACGCGTATTCAATATCCTATGGTAAGGAAATCTTATTTAGAAAACCCTGCAAATCCAAAACCTGAATTACGCGGGGCTGATGAATGGGTGAGAGTGAGCTATGATGAGGCTATTGCACTTATTGCCAAAGAGCTTAAAGCTACTTATAAGCAAAAGGGTAAAGAGGGCGTTTTCGCTGGAAGCTATGGCTGGAAAAGCAGTGGGAATTTACATAATGCGAGAATCTTGTTACAGCGATTTATGGGTATGGCAGGTGGCTATGTAGGTGTGAGTGGAGATTATTCCACAGGTGCTTCACAGGTGATTATGCCTTATGTGGTGGGAAGTATTGAAGTATATGAACAACAAACCTCTTTTTCTAGCGTGTTAGATAATAGCCAAGTGGTAGTGATTTGGGGTGCTGACCCTATGGCTACTTTACGCAATGCTTGGACACTCAATGAAGGCACAGGGCTTGATTTTTTTGATCAGCTTAAAAAGTCTGGCAAGCATATTATTAGCATTGATCCAGTGCGAAATATGACTTGTGATTATTTGGGCGCGGAGTGGTTAGCTCCTTTACCAAATACAGATGTAGCCTTAATGCTTGGCATAATGCACACAATGTTTAAGAGTAATCAATACGATAAAGAGTTTTTAGAAAACTATACAACAGGATTTGAGCAGTTTAAATCTTATCTTTTAGGTGAGGCTGATGGTGTTGCCAAAGATGCTTTATGGGCATCTAAAATCTGTGGCATTTCTGCTCAAAAAATTGAATCTCTTGCGCAACTTTTCTTTAATAACCGCACTATGCTTATGTCTGGCTGGGGTATGCAACGCGCTCACCACGGAGAGCAGCCACATTGGAGCTTAGTAACTCTAGCGTGTATGATAGGACAAATTGGATTACCAGGCGGCGGATTTGGCTTGTCTTATCATTACAGCAATGGTGGTTCTCCTACAGCGACTGCACCTGTGGTTGGCGGGATTAATCTTGGTAATGTAGGAAGTGGCGGTGCAGAATGGCTTATGCAAGGGAGTGATAATAATTTCCCTCTTGCGCGCATTTCTGATGCACTACTTAATCCGGGCAAGAGCATTGAGCATAATGGCAAGAAAATCACTTATACCGATATTGATTTTATTTATTGGGCTGGAGGCAATCCGCTTGTGCATCATCAAGACACAAATACTCTTATCAAAGCTTGGCAAAAGCCGCGCACGATTGTTGTCAATGAGATTTATTGGACGCCAACCGCACGATTTGCTGATATCGTAATGCCTATTACTACGAGTTATGAGCGCAATGATATTTCAATGAGTGGAGATTACTCAAATTTGCATATTGTGCCAATGAAGCAGCTTGTAGAGAAGCAATTTGAAGCACGCGATGATTATCAAGTGTTTTGTGATTTGGCTAAAGCTTTTGGCGTGTATGACACATTTAACGAGGGTAAAAATGAAATGCAATGGATTGAGGAATTCTACAATCAAGCCCTAAAACAAGCCGAGGGGCTTATGCTCACTATGCCTAGCTTTAAAGAATTTTGGGAGGCAAATGAGCCATTGAGGTTTGAAATTCCAGCCGAATCTGAAAGTTTCGTGCGCTATGCAGAATTTCGCGAAGATCCTATTCTTAACCCGCTTGGAACAGAATCTGGTTTGATTGAAATTTATTCTAAAAGCATAGAAAAATTTGGTTATACACAATGCCCTCCACACCCCACTTGGCTTGAGCCTATTGAGTGGCTAGGAATGGATAACAAACCTGCAGAATTTGCACTCATCACCTCTCACCCCGAGTTACGATTGCATTCTCAATGCGCAAATACTTCTTTGCGAAAAGATTATGCGATTGCCGATAAAGAGCCAATTTGGATTAATACTAAAGATGCGGCGGATAAAGGTATTAAAACAGGCGATATTGTGAGTGTGAGTAATCAAAGGGGCGAAGTTTTAGCTGGTGCTTTTGTAACAGATGCGATTAAGCAAGGCGTTGTGCGATTATGTGAGGGAGCGTGGTATGACCCACAAGAGCCGGGCAAAATTGGCAGTGTGTGCAAAAATGGCTCATCTAATGTCCTTACACTTGATATGCCCACATCTCCTCTTGCTAATGGCAACATTGCTCACACGGCACTTGTAAATATTAAAAAATATGAGGGAGAGGTAAAACCTCTAAGTGTTTTTGAATCTCCACAAGGTGTGTAA
- the trmD gene encoding tRNA (guanosine(37)-N1)-methyltransferase TrmD: MKFSFLTLFPALIESYFTDSILKRAIDNHLINVETINIRDYALDKYKKVDEPPISGGAGQVIKADVLSRALESVQDSHIIFLSPCGKSFESNDALRLSKKSHISFVCGRYEGFDERVIEAFADEIFSVGDFILTGGELPALMLCDSISRFIDGVLGNADSLREESFESHLLEAPQFAKISHNALYSAVPSVYLKGNHSRIADLKKRLAICKTKYFRPDLYQTYHNTSRREIRRDQTERKDYEKSLYTKL; this comes from the coding sequence ATGAAATTCTCCTTTCTTACGCTTTTCCCCGCACTTATTGAATCTTATTTCACAGATTCTATACTCAAACGTGCGATAGATAATCACCTTATTAATGTAGAGACAATCAACATTCGCGATTACGCCCTTGATAAATATAAAAAAGTCGATGAGCCACCTATAAGTGGCGGTGCCGGACAAGTAATAAAAGCCGATGTGCTCTCTCGCGCCCTAGAATCTGTGCAAGATTCACACATTATTTTTCTAAGCCCTTGCGGCAAAAGCTTTGAAAGCAATGATGCTTTAAGACTAAGTAAAAAATCCCATATAAGCTTTGTGTGTGGGCGATATGAGGGTTTTGATGAACGTGTTATTGAGGCATTTGCCGATGAGATTTTTAGCGTGGGAGATTTTATCCTCACTGGCGGTGAGTTACCTGCGCTTATGTTGTGCGATAGCATTTCGCGCTTTATTGATGGCGTGCTTGGCAATGCAGATTCTCTACGCGAAGAGAGTTTTGAATCTCATCTGCTCGAAGCACCGCAATTTGCTAAAATTTCTCATAATGCTTTATATTCTGCTGTGCCTTCAGTATATTTAAAGGGAAATCATAGTAGAATCGCCGACTTAAAAAAACGCTTGGCGATATGTAAGACAAAGTATTTTAGACCGGATTTGTATCAAACATATCATAATACATCAAGGCGCGAGATTAGGCGAGACCAAACAGAAAGGAAAGACTATGAGAAATCGTTATATACAAAGCTTTAA
- the rimM gene encoding ribosome maturation factor RimM (Essential for efficient processing of 16S rRNA) encodes MKHNSPLLLVAKIGRCIGVRGDLKLHIISDFPSIFIPKAIFHTRSFGELCIESFDSKYNLVRFKEHTSRESAARLVNCELYSTLDESKAMCDLKEGEFLWEEIIGAKVIEKCENTELELGLVTDIERIGTLDYLFVRTDTALVKQGFKKQFLVPNIEQFISCLSPQGIFTHNALAILEQS; translated from the coding sequence ATGAAGCACAACTCCCCACTTCTTTTAGTCGCTAAAATCGGTCGATGTATCGGTGTGCGTGGGGATTTAAAGCTCCACATCATTAGCGATTTTCCTTCTATATTTATTCCTAAAGCCATTTTTCACACCCGCTCATTTGGTGAACTTTGTATTGAATCTTTTGATTCTAAATATAATCTTGTGCGCTTTAAAGAGCATACCTCACGCGAGAGTGCCGCTAGGCTGGTAAATTGTGAGCTTTACTCTACACTTGACGAGAGCAAGGCAATGTGTGATCTTAAAGAAGGGGAATTTTTGTGGGAGGAGATAATAGGGGCTAAAGTCATAGAAAAATGTGAAAATACAGAATTGGAGCTTGGCTTAGTAACGGATATTGAACGTATTGGCACACTTGATTATCTATTTGTGCGTACAGACACCGCACTTGTCAAGCAAGGATTCAAAAAACAATTTCTTGTTCCAAATATTGAGCAATTCATCTCTTGCCTCTCACCACAGGGCATTTTCACACATAATGCCCTTGCTATATTAGAGCAAAGCTAA
- a CDS encoding KH domain-containing protein: MVEDFIKEYAKKIVNKPEAIDIQVQDTEDNTREILILADSQDVGRLIGRDGKMVGSLKTFISGTKAKDGKNYRIAVQAH; encoded by the coding sequence ATGGTTGAAGATTTCATTAAGGAATATGCAAAAAAAATTGTCAATAAACCTGAAGCGATAGATATACAAGTTCAAGATACCGAGGATAATACCCGCGAGATTCTCATACTTGCAGATTCACAAGATGTGGGGCGTCTCATAGGGCGTGATGGCAAAATGGTCGGCTCACTTAAAACTTTTATCTCTGGCACAAAAGCAAAAGACGGCAAAAATTACAGAATCGCCGTGCAAGCGCATTAA
- a CDS encoding heme-binding protein codes for MKLCAKAVLLMSLTFVCTQAGEILYASKVKSLYKEGDNKVVGRLLPTAKVDVLEHKGNKVLLRIQGYKQVGNQAALYFAPNRRILNVGFSKNVDVAFKSIETFKESESKQEWELASVDLWSDDAHLVESVEQLYKEANELFANCSICHALHPPKEFNANAWPSVIKSMKTRVGFDNDQEYLVSQYLQKNAKDMPKEK; via the coding sequence ATGAAATTATGTGCAAAAGCGGTTTTGCTTATGTCCTTGACATTTGTATGCACCCAAGCAGGCGAGATACTTTATGCCTCGAAGGTAAAATCACTCTACAAAGAAGGTGATAATAAGGTTGTAGGGAGGCTTTTACCAACAGCTAAGGTTGATGTGCTAGAGCATAAAGGGAATAAAGTGCTTTTGCGTATTCAAGGCTATAAGCAAGTAGGCAATCAAGCGGCTTTGTATTTTGCACCTAATCGGCGGATTTTGAATGTGGGATTTTCTAAAAATGTAGATGTGGCTTTTAAAAGTATAGAAACTTTTAAAGAAAGCGAAAGTAAGCAAGAATGGGAGCTTGCAAGTGTAGATTTATGGAGTGATGATGCACATTTGGTTGAAAGCGTTGAACAACTTTATAAAGAGGCAAACGAGCTTTTTGCGAATTGTTCTATTTGCCACGCTTTGCATCCACCTAAAGAATTTAATGCTAATGCGTGGCCAAGTGTGATTAAGTCAATGAAAACGCGTGTAGGCTTTGATAATGACCAAGAATACTTGGTGTCTCAATACCTGCAAAAAAATGCTAAAGATATGCCAAAGGAGAAATAA
- the ffh gene encoding signal recognition particle protein, with amino-acid sequence MFDTLTSSFKGIMNKIRFSDDEKALQRACDELKKTLLKNDVYHKATKHIVQIVQERTKQEGIGKQSFSSSLQYALAEILHSSKGYGISFSPTPPSVILMMGLQGSGKTTSSAKLALYLKQKGKKILLVACDLHRLAAIDQLRTLAQSIEVDIFTPELASKPEDAIIVAKEAKQKASAEHYDVMIIDSAGRLSIDESLMNELKQIKKTINTTECIYVADSLSGQDGIRSAESFNEKIGIDGVILSKFDSDSKGGIALSIAYQIGIPLKFIGSGEKVADFDIFLPDRIISRLMGAGDIATLAEKSANVISQDEAKNIAKKIKKGQFGFEDFINQIENVKKLGSLGQIASMIPGLGNMASALKDVDLDKSSEVKNIRAMVNSMTKKEREDPSLLNGSRRKRIAQGSGLEVSDINRIIKQFDQAAKLAKKMSQKGGMQELLSLMGNMRMPK; translated from the coding sequence ATGTTTGATACCTTGACAAGTTCATTTAAAGGGATTATGAATAAAATTCGCTTTAGCGATGATGAAAAAGCGTTACAAAGGGCGTGTGATGAGCTAAAAAAGACATTGCTTAAAAATGATGTGTATCACAAAGCGACAAAACACATCGTGCAAATCGTGCAGGAGCGCACAAAACAAGAGGGTATAGGCAAACAAAGCTTCAGTTCTTCCCTACAATACGCCTTAGCAGAGATTCTTCACTCATCAAAGGGCTATGGCATTAGCTTTTCGCCAACACCACCTAGTGTTATTTTAATGATGGGCTTGCAAGGAAGCGGAAAGACAACTTCTAGTGCTAAACTCGCGCTATATCTCAAACAAAAGGGCAAAAAAATACTCCTTGTTGCGTGTGATTTGCACCGCCTAGCAGCCATAGATCAGCTACGCACACTCGCCCAAAGCATTGAGGTGGATATTTTCACACCAGAGCTTGCGAGTAAGCCAGAGGACGCCATAATCGTTGCCAAAGAAGCAAAGCAAAAGGCGAGTGCGGAGCATTATGATGTGATGATTATCGATAGTGCAGGACGACTAAGTATAGATGAATCTCTGATGAATGAACTTAAACAGATTAAAAAAACCATAAATACCACGGAATGTATCTATGTGGCAGATTCTCTTAGTGGGCAAGATGGTATCCGTTCCGCTGAAAGTTTCAATGAAAAAATTGGCATTGATGGCGTGATACTCTCTAAGTTTGATAGCGATAGTAAAGGCGGCATAGCCTTATCAATTGCCTACCAAATTGGTATTCCGCTCAAATTCATAGGGAGTGGGGAAAAGGTAGCTGATTTTGATATTTTTCTCCCTGATAGAATCATCTCGCGTCTTATGGGAGCAGGAGACATCGCCACTCTAGCGGAAAAAAGCGCAAATGTGATAAGCCAAGATGAAGCAAAAAATATCGCAAAAAAAATTAAGAAGGGGCAGTTTGGATTTGAGGATTTTATCAATCAAATCGAAAATGTGAAAAAACTCGGCTCTCTAGGGCAAATCGCCTCTATGATACCCGGACTTGGCAATATGGCAAGTGCGCTTAAAGATGTGGATTTAGATAAATCAAGCGAGGTAAAAAATATCCGCGCAATGGTAAATTCTATGACAAAAAAGGAGCGTGAAGACCCATCGCTTCTTAATGGCTCAAGGCGCAAACGCATAGCACAGGGAAGTGGGCTGGAAGTGAGCGATATAAATCGCATTATCAAGCAATTTGACCAAGCGGCAAAATTAGCCAAAAAAATGTCGCAAAAAGGCGGTATGCAGGAGCTTCTAAGCCTTATGGGTAATATGCGAATGCCAAAATAA
- a CDS encoding Fur family transcriptional regulator — MMSFEQHLREKHLKITPQRIAMLNKIHDNGHMNVEEIYEQIKSIYPSISLATIYKNVNALCEANILREIKAPKDKQRYELSSDKHLHVYCESCGKLEDIKLETGYLENDCGTKTGYDVYDISAVLIGVCPTCKITKESRAR; from the coding sequence ATGATGAGTTTTGAACAACATTTGAGAGAGAAACATTTAAAAATCACGCCTCAACGCATAGCTATGCTGAATAAAATCCACGATAATGGGCATATGAATGTAGAGGAAATTTATGAACAAATCAAATCTATTTATCCTTCAATCTCACTTGCAACAATTTATAAGAATGTCAATGCACTTTGTGAGGCAAATATCCTGCGTGAGATTAAAGCCCCTAAGGACAAGCAGAGATATGAGCTAAGTAGCGATAAGCATCTGCACGTGTATTGTGAATCCTGCGGAAAACTCGAGGATATTAAGTTAGAAACAGGCTATTTAGAAAATGACTGCGGCACAAAAACCGGCTATGATGTGTATGATATTTCAGCGGTGCTTATCGGGGTATGCCCTACTTGCAAGATAACAAAAGAGAGTAGGGCGAGGTAG